From the genome of Ornithobacterium rhinotracheale, one region includes:
- a CDS encoding putative LPS assembly protein LptD → MEYKVYNQLIRVILIFIWGIGFAQQGRNLPQPNVKANDTVRVDTLRTSARALQAIVDYSSENVYHDWKQKKSYLEQNAHVSYTDIDISAEFIEINWETGMLFAEGKKDSIGRLIKPSVFKQGENAMEYDSFTYNIKTKKGTASNIRTQQNLGGDNGVVVAKLVKQYSDTVSGLRKVAFTTDEYFINKKDSVADYHLEAEVAKFIQGKDRKVVTGPVFMKIYNVTTPLALPFAFIPMGSERSTGLLLPSFGERQDVGFYIQGAGIYIPLGDYMDLTFTGDIFTKGSYGLHAQSQYRKRYKFSGDFSFDWERRVTGIKGLSSYSKTQLYRLYWSHRQDSKANPNLIFSANVNYTSSKFYREGLSNYNLISGNVLQNTAQSSISINKTFPNTPFSASVNLSHSQTYGNSSDANNPVTFTLPSMVVNMSRIYPFAPKVGAKRGLLQNIGMTYNFNLQNLIQTTEEDVFTKKMFDNAKNGIKHSINFNTGTTIFNYFPVSFGGNYQDVWYLKTTQKSYNPTTQRVENKEVNGFSTFRTFGVNASLQTTLYGIKIFGSADDNKMIKAVRHIISPSVGFSYTPDFSAPAWGYYDSYINERGEQVLYSKFEGGLYGSPSRGLSQSLNLSISNNLEMKVRSRQDSTGVKKIKIFDYLNLSTSYNFAADSLKLSPISINGATSVLNNQMRINFSATVNPYQVLVNGQNPYGVRINKFGKLNVTNYNIGLNYSLNDKTFGDRKIDYPRRGAIRNDVYYFDDQGYAQFLTPWNLSFGLNYSANKNLRGDVNKTTSLNISGRIAPTPYWDISGSTNIDLQTGQISYTRLALTRDLRSFRINFSMVPFGMYKTWNFFIGIKANFLSDALKYEERNFNSGRQPEF, encoded by the coding sequence TTGGAATATAAAGTATATAATCAGCTTATTCGTGTAATTTTAATATTTATTTGGGGAATTGGTTTTGCCCAGCAAGGTCGAAATTTGCCCCAGCCAAATGTTAAGGCTAATGACACCGTGAGGGTAGATACTCTAAGGACTAGCGCCCGCGCGTTGCAAGCCATTGTGGACTATTCCTCGGAGAATGTGTACCACGATTGGAAGCAGAAAAAATCCTACTTGGAGCAGAACGCACATGTGAGCTATACGGATATTGATATTTCGGCGGAGTTCATAGAAATTAATTGGGAGACAGGTATGCTCTTTGCCGAGGGCAAGAAGGATTCCATCGGGCGCCTGATTAAGCCAAGTGTCTTTAAACAAGGCGAAAACGCAATGGAGTATGATAGCTTTACCTATAATATTAAAACAAAAAAAGGAACAGCCTCCAACATTCGTACTCAGCAAAATTTGGGTGGAGATAATGGCGTTGTGGTGGCTAAATTGGTGAAACAATATAGCGATACGGTTTCGGGGTTAAGAAAAGTGGCTTTCACGACAGATGAGTATTTCATCAATAAAAAAGATTCTGTTGCAGATTATCATTTAGAAGCCGAAGTGGCTAAATTCATTCAAGGAAAAGATCGAAAAGTGGTAACGGGACCCGTTTTTATGAAAATTTACAATGTAACAACGCCACTGGCGCTGCCCTTTGCCTTTATCCCGATGGGGAGCGAGCGCAGCACGGGGCTTCTTTTGCCCTCCTTTGGGGAGCGGCAAGATGTGGGCTTCTACATTCAAGGGGCGGGGATTTATATTCCGCTAGGTGATTATATGGATTTGACTTTTACGGGCGATATTTTTACCAAGGGGAGCTACGGCCTGCACGCGCAGTCTCAATACCGAAAACGCTATAAATTCAGTGGAGATTTTAGCTTTGATTGGGAGCGTAGAGTTACAGGAATTAAGGGGCTTAGCTCATATTCCAAAACGCAATTATACCGCTTATATTGGTCGCACAGGCAAGATTCAAAGGCTAATCCAAATCTAATCTTCTCGGCCAATGTTAATTACACAAGCAGTAAATTTTACCGCGAAGGCCTGAGCAATTATAATTTAATTTCGGGCAATGTCCTGCAAAACACGGCACAATCTTCTATTTCCATTAATAAAACATTCCCCAATACGCCATTCAGCGCAAGTGTAAACCTCTCGCACAGCCAGACTTATGGGAATTCAAGTGATGCTAATAATCCTGTAACTTTCACCCTCCCCTCTATGGTGGTGAATATGAGCCGAATCTATCCATTTGCTCCCAAAGTGGGCGCCAAAAGAGGTTTGCTGCAAAATATAGGAATGACTTATAATTTTAATTTGCAAAATTTAATCCAGACTACGGAGGAAGATGTTTTTACCAAAAAAATGTTTGATAATGCCAAAAATGGAATAAAACATAGCATAAACTTCAACACAGGAACCACCATTTTCAATTATTTTCCCGTGAGTTTTGGCGGAAATTACCAAGATGTATGGTACCTTAAAACCACTCAAAAATCATATAACCCAACTACCCAACGCGTGGAAAATAAGGAGGTGAATGGCTTTTCCACTTTTAGGACTTTTGGTGTGAATGCCAGTTTGCAGACTACCTTGTACGGTATCAAGATATTTGGCTCGGCAGATGATAATAAGATGATTAAAGCCGTGCGCCATATCATTTCGCCTAGCGTAGGATTCAGCTACACACCAGATTTCAGTGCACCCGCTTGGGGCTACTATGATTCGTATATCAATGAGCGCGGCGAGCAGGTGCTCTACTCAAAATTTGAGGGAGGTCTCTACGGCAGCCCTTCAAGAGGTTTGAGCCAGAGTTTAAACCTTAGCATCTCAAATAATTTAGAGATGAAAGTACGCTCACGGCAAGACTCCACAGGCGTTAAAAAAATTAAAATATTCGATTATTTAAACCTTTCCACCAGCTATAATTTTGCAGCCGATAGCTTAAAACTAAGCCCGATTAGCATTAATGGTGCAACAAGTGTTTTAAACAATCAAATGCGCATCAACTTCAGTGCAACAGTAAATCCTTATCAAGTACTAGTAAACGGGCAAAATCCATATGGCGTGCGCATCAACAAATTCGGAAAATTAAATGTAACTAATTATAATATTGGGCTAAATTACTCGCTAAACGATAAAACCTTTGGAGATAGAAAAATCGATTACCCTCGTAGGGGAGCCATACGAAATGATGTGTATTATTTTGATGACCAAGGGTATGCACAATTCCTTACCCCTTGGAATTTATCTTTTGGGCTAAATTATAGTGCCAATAAAAACTTGCGTGGAGATGTGAACAAAACCACCTCGCTCAACATTAGTGGTAGGATTGCACCAACACCTTATTGGGACATTTCGGGAAGCACCAATATTGATTTACAAACGGGGCAAATCAGCTATACGCGTTTGGCACTTACTAGAGATTTGCGTAGTTTTAGGATCAATTTCAGTATGGTGCCGTTTGGAATGTACAAAACTTGGAATTTCTTTATCGGAATCAAAGCTAATTTCCTAAGCGATGCATTGAAATACGAAGAACGAAACTTTAACTCTGGTAGACAACCCGAGTTTTAG
- the nadD gene encoding nicotinate (nicotinamide) nucleotide adenylyltransferase has product MKIGLFFGTFNPIHMGHLILANHIQQYSGLDQVWFVVTPRSPFKKNDTLADDNNRYYMVERAIENYPNLQASKIEFEMPQPNYTTHTLAVLREKYPKNEFCLIMGEDNLTNLHKWKNADFLVKNYDIFVYPRIHQDVATPQVSIDRIYRVEDAPVVEISATAIRKGIKEGKNVRCLLPPEVFEYIDGSSLYKS; this is encoded by the coding sequence ATGAAAATAGGATTGTTTTTCGGAACCTTTAACCCCATTCATATGGGACATTTAATTTTGGCTAATCATATACAGCAATACAGCGGGCTAGACCAAGTGTGGTTTGTGGTAACGCCACGCAGTCCGTTTAAGAAAAATGACACGCTAGCCGACGATAACAACCGCTACTACATGGTGGAACGCGCCATTGAAAACTACCCCAATCTGCAAGCCAGCAAAATTGAATTTGAAATGCCTCAGCCAAATTACACCACGCATACGCTGGCGGTGTTGAGGGAAAAATACCCTAAAAATGAATTTTGCTTAATCATGGGCGAGGATAATTTGACCAATCTCCACAAATGGAAAAATGCAGATTTTTTGGTTAAAAATTACGATATTTTCGTGTATCCACGCATTCATCAAGATGTGGCAACTCCGCAAGTTTCCATAGATCGCATTTACCGAGTAGAAGACGCGCCCGTGGTAGAAATCTCGGCTACGGCGATAAGAAAAGGCATCAAAGAGGGCAAAAATGTACGATGTTTGCTTCCGCCAGAAGTATTTGAATACATAGATGGCAGTTCGCTCTATAAATCGTAA
- a CDS encoding DUF4286 family protein — MKIYNITFIVENTLENDFLDWLRNEHIQKLQNTDCFGHARLTKICAQQDPNTKNYSLQLEEKNNLLPTYLNDFAPKLKHEIMIKFANRVLFFETELEHLHDF; from the coding sequence ATGAAAATTTATAATATTACTTTTATCGTAGAAAATACCTTAGAAAATGATTTCTTGGATTGGCTCAGAAATGAACATATCCAGAAGTTGCAAAACACCGATTGTTTCGGACATGCGAGACTTACCAAAATTTGCGCTCAACAAGATCCAAACACCAAAAATTATTCGTTACAATTGGAAGAAAAAAACAATCTTTTACCTACCTATTTAAACGATTTTGCTCCTAAATTAAAGCACGAAATCATGATTAAATTTGCCAATCGCGTGCTTTTCTTTGAGACAGAACTAGAGCACTTGCACGACTTTTAA
- a CDS encoding histidine phosphatase family protein translates to MIEIYLIRHAETEYNRINDRIGGRSSHLHINETGKQQAQSLKQRISESQIIFDKMFCSTSVRAKETISFITNTPDNIIYSDKLEELSQGDWEGLPRNQIYTKERLDEINANNYTFKAPNGESQEEVERRMYKFIKEQIISKHKEGKFLVLTHGMSIKCFLQKILESNPAITYKITIDNASVTKLVYSQEKGWKISYINRHQDL, encoded by the coding sequence ATGATAGAAATATACCTAATAAGACACGCAGAGACTGAATACAACCGTATTAATGATAGAATAGGTGGACGCTCAAGCCATTTACATATCAATGAAACGGGAAAACAGCAAGCTCAAAGCCTAAAACAAAGAATTTCGGAAAGTCAAATAATCTTTGATAAAATGTTTTGCTCCACCTCTGTGAGGGCTAAAGAGACTATATCTTTTATTACCAACACTCCAGATAATATTATTTATTCGGATAAATTAGAGGAACTTTCTCAAGGGGATTGGGAAGGACTTCCAAGAAATCAGATATACACAAAAGAAAGACTAGATGAAATTAATGCAAATAATTATACATTTAAGGCTCCAAACGGAGAATCGCAAGAAGAAGTGGAGCGTAGAATGTATAAATTCATAAAAGAACAAATAATTTCAAAACACAAAGAAGGGAAATTTCTAGTACTTACACATGGAATGAGCATAAAATGTTTCTTACAAAAAATTTTAGAATCCAATCCAGCTATCACATACAAAATTACGATCGATAACGCCAGTGTTACTAAACTTGTATATTCTCAAGAAAAGGGTTGGAAAATTTCTTATATAAACAGGCACCAAGATTTGTAA
- a CDS encoding ribonuclease HII: MQRFYQTEKLEVGCDEAGRGCLAGPVVAGAVILPPDFKNLDLNDSKQLSKKKRNQLREIIEREALDWAVAFVSPQEIDEINILNASILAMHRAIDKLSLKPEFIAVDGNKFKKYQDLPHQCCIKGDANYMSIAAASILAKTHRDEYMEKLAQLFPEFNWDKNMGYPTKAHRAAIEEFGATLHHRLSFKLLPQQLKLDL, translated from the coding sequence ATGCAACGATTCTACCAAACCGAAAAACTAGAAGTAGGTTGTGATGAAGCGGGGCGCGGTTGTTTAGCGGGGCCCGTGGTCGCAGGTGCCGTGATTCTACCGCCAGATTTTAAAAATTTGGATTTAAACGATTCCAAGCAACTCAGTAAAAAGAAACGAAATCAATTGCGTGAAATCATTGAGCGGGAAGCCTTGGATTGGGCAGTAGCTTTCGTGAGTCCGCAAGAAATCGATGAAATTAATATTTTAAACGCCAGCATTCTTGCCATGCATCGCGCGATTGATAAATTAAGCCTAAAACCTGAATTTATTGCAGTAGATGGTAATAAATTTAAAAAATACCAAGACCTTCCGCACCAATGTTGCATTAAAGGCGACGCCAATTACATGTCCATCGCGGCGGCTTCGATTTTAGCCAAAACCCACCGAGACGAATACATGGAGAAACTGGCGCAACTTTTTCCCGAATTTAATTGGGATAAAAATATGGGCTATCCCACCAAGGCACACCGAGCGGCCATCGAAGAATTTGGAGCCACTTTGCACCATAGATTAAGCTTTAAACTTCTACCGCAACAGCTTAAATTAGATTTATAA
- a CDS encoding aminodeoxychorismate synthase component I, producing MKLESKADWIQRLNEVGTQRTPAFFIIDYKTQNAEIITNDKWHENKIYFEFQTQKHTPKITKNPILEELNFTPLSEQSFKNQFDIVANHLQNGDSYLVNLTFSTALKNKLDLAQIFLQAKAKYKVLYQDKWVCFSPETFIEIQENTLYTYPMKGTINAKIPNANNVLLNDPKETAEHFTIVDLLRNDISQIAKNVKVTKFRFIDKIQTQKGKILQASSEIKGDLPQNWQNQLGDILAQLLPAGSICGAPKKKTLDIIAEAETYERGYYTGICGYFSGDALDTGVMIRFIEKTGNSYFYKSGGGVTAQSDWREEYQEIYEKIYLPI from the coding sequence ATGAAACTAGAGAGCAAAGCCGATTGGATTCAGCGATTGAACGAAGTGGGAACGCAACGCACGCCCGCTTTTTTTATCATAGATTACAAAACTCAAAACGCCGAAATCATTACAAATGATAAATGGCACGAAAACAAAATTTATTTTGAATTTCAAACCCAAAAACACACTCCAAAAATTACTAAAAATCCGATTTTAGAAGAATTGAATTTCACACCACTGAGCGAGCAATCTTTTAAAAATCAATTTGATATAGTAGCCAATCATTTGCAAAACGGCGATTCTTATTTAGTGAATTTAACCTTTAGCACTGCATTGAAAAACAAATTGGATTTAGCCCAAATTTTTTTGCAAGCCAAGGCTAAATACAAAGTGCTGTACCAAGATAAGTGGGTATGTTTTTCACCTGAAACTTTTATAGAAATCCAAGAAAACACACTCTACACCTACCCGATGAAAGGCACCATAAACGCTAAAATCCCGAATGCCAACAATGTTCTACTGAACGACCCCAAAGAGACTGCCGAGCATTTTACCATCGTGGATTTATTGCGCAACGACATCAGCCAAATCGCTAAAAATGTAAAAGTTACCAAATTTCGATTTATTGATAAAATTCAAACGCAAAAAGGCAAAATCTTGCAAGCCAGCTCAGAAATAAAAGGTGACTTACCCCAAAATTGGCAAAATCAATTGGGCGATATTTTGGCTCAACTACTACCTGCGGGCTCCATTTGTGGCGCACCAAAGAAGAAAACTTTGGACATAATTGCCGAAGCCGAAACCTATGAGCGTGGCTATTATACTGGAATTTGTGGATATTTCTCGGGCGATGCACTCGACACGGGCGTGATGATTCGATTTATAGAAAAAACAGGAAATTCGTATTTTTACAAAAGCGGTGGCGGCGTTACCGCACAAAGCGATTGGCGCGAAGAGTACCAAGAGATTTACGAGAAAATTTATTTACCCATTTAA
- a CDS encoding aminotransferase class IV: protein MDFLESIKIENHKIFYLAEHQKRVNQTFKKFFPKAEVLDLEQFFSQQMIPKEGLFKARIVYSDQDYSLEISPYTPKEISSLKVVEKNNISYDFKFLDRKALNGLNDKPEQEVIIVKNDQITDSSYANLVFYDGKKWVTPKTYLLNGTCRQRLLKEGKITEEKIEKKDIQKYQKIGFINAMLDLGEMTWDIDIVEL, encoded by the coding sequence ATGGATTTTTTAGAAAGCATTAAAATCGAAAATCATAAAATCTTTTATCTCGCAGAACACCAAAAGCGAGTGAATCAAACTTTTAAAAAGTTTTTCCCAAAAGCAGAAGTTTTAGATTTGGAGCAATTTTTTAGTCAGCAAATGATTCCAAAGGAAGGTTTGTTCAAAGCACGAATTGTGTACTCAGACCAAGACTATTCGCTCGAGATTTCGCCTTACACGCCTAAAGAAATTTCATCGCTAAAAGTAGTGGAAAAAAATAATATTTCATATGATTTTAAATTTCTTGACCGCAAGGCACTCAACGGATTGAATGATAAGCCAGAACAAGAAGTCATCATCGTGAAAAACGACCAAATTACGGATTCTTCATACGCTAATTTGGTATTTTATGATGGCAAAAAATGGGTGACGCCCAAGACTTATTTACTCAACGGCACATGCCGCCAGCGATTGCTAAAAGAAGGCAAAATCACCGAAGAAAAAATCGAAAAAAAAGACATTCAAAAATATCAAAAAATCGGTTTTATCAATGCCATGCTCGATTTGGGCGAAATGACTTGGGACATTGATATTGTAGAGCTTTAA
- a CDS encoding RidA family protein: MKKVNTTNAPAAIGPYAQAVEHNGILFVSGQIPINPENGELLQGIEVETHQVMKNLQAILAEANTDFSKVIKATIFLKDLNDFATVNEIYGSYFSEGNYPARECVQVAKLPKDVSVEISVIAAV; the protein is encoded by the coding sequence ATGAAAAAGGTAAACACAACTAATGCCCCAGCGGCAATTGGGCCATATGCTCAAGCGGTAGAACACAATGGAATTTTATTTGTTTCAGGGCAAATCCCTATCAATCCAGAGAATGGCGAATTGTTACAAGGAATTGAGGTAGAAACACACCAAGTGATGAAAAACCTTCAAGCCATTTTAGCAGAAGCTAATACAGATTTTTCTAAAGTAATCAAGGCAACTATTTTCTTAAAAGATTTAAACGATTTTGCAACAGTAAACGAAATTTACGGTTCATATTTTTCCGAGGGTAATTACCCAGCACGCGAGTGTGTTCAGGTAGCCAAATTACCTAAAGATGTGAGTGTAGAAATCTCTGTAATCGCAGCAGTTTAG
- a CDS encoding DUF4391 domain-containing protein, which produces MDFFSLPKNSEIGKVIPKNSFDNFTNPKQKKQFIDIIQRITWTHKLSFETINLSSKEIKEIQIFKIELKEKRKINNLLDLINKVIPYHLICYIQYENDVYISVTSKHSHPTNENISVIDCSFNSDWFNKEENPYQLNLRQSLDIIFKDFCIQIIGEPKLSQNSISQISEYQKSIYKLEKEITQLKLAISKCRQYNKKVELNCNLKKVEKQLSDLRNN; this is translated from the coding sequence ATGGATTTTTTTTCATTACCTAAAAATAGCGAAATAGGGAAAGTTATCCCCAAGAATTCATTTGATAATTTCACCAATCCAAAGCAGAAAAAACAATTTATAGATATTATTCAGAGAATAACTTGGACTCACAAACTATCTTTTGAAACCATTAATCTTTCTTCAAAAGAAATAAAAGAGATACAAATTTTCAAGATTGAATTAAAAGAAAAAAGAAAAATTAATAATCTTCTTGACTTAATCAATAAAGTGATTCCTTATCATCTTATTTGTTATATTCAATATGAAAATGATGTGTACATTTCTGTAACCTCTAAGCACTCTCACCCTACAAACGAAAATATTTCGGTTATTGATTGTTCCTTTAATTCAGATTGGTTTAATAAGGAAGAGAATCCGTATCAACTTAACCTAAGACAATCTTTAGATATTATTTTTAAAGATTTTTGCATTCAAATTATTGGAGAACCAAAGTTATCACAGAATTCGATATCTCAAATTTCAGAGTATCAAAAATCAATATATAAATTGGAAAAAGAAATAACTCAATTAAAATTAGCTATTTCAAAATGTAGACAATATAATAAAAAGGTTGAGCTAAATTGTAATTTAAAGAAAGTTGAAAAACAACTATCAGACCTAAGAAATAATTGA
- a CDS encoding regulatory protein RecX, with protein MKDGKSYTIAEIKEKMARYCAYQDRCHWEVEQKLKEFFLIPEAKDEVILTLMQHNFLNEERFAHSFVRGKFNQKQWGRLKITQELKKRNIGTRLINEALKQIDNQDYLKTLTDLMEKKANRITYKNEYDKCTKLTRYLMQKGYEYELIKEYLNEI; from the coding sequence GTGAAAGACGGAAAATCCTATACCATAGCCGAAATTAAAGAAAAAATGGCGCGTTATTGTGCTTATCAAGACCGTTGCCATTGGGAAGTGGAGCAAAAGTTGAAAGAGTTTTTTCTCATTCCCGAAGCCAAAGATGAGGTGATTTTAACGCTGATGCAGCATAATTTTTTAAATGAAGAAAGATTTGCGCATAGTTTTGTGCGTGGAAAATTTAACCAAAAACAATGGGGTAGGCTTAAAATCACGCAAGAATTAAAAAAAAGAAACATCGGTACGCGATTAATCAATGAAGCTTTAAAACAAATTGATAATCAGGATTATTTAAAAACTCTGACTGATTTAATGGAAAAAAAAGCCAACCGCATTACCTACAAAAATGAATACGACAAGTGTACCAAACTCACCCGCTACCTTATGCAGAAAGGCTATGAGTATGAGTTGATTAAAGAATATTTAAACGAAATTTAA
- a CDS encoding porin, whose amino-acid sequence MKKVLSLLTLIACVWTNAQEKVLVVSDKDSTKIRAIAKQVHLDVLPYYNFGKGVGITSPDSLFQLNLRFRMQNRLEARFEDHEPTQFQGAIRRLRLRFDGYVGNPKFLYTIQLSFAPEDVGRAKDGQYVNIIRDAVVFYRATDHWTFGFGQTKLPGNRQRNNSSGALDLTDRSINNAMFNIDRDFGFQAIYSHLKENEFGYNLKGAISTGGGRNFNEPTDGLAYTGRVELYPLGKFKKKGEFFEGDLMRETSPKLYLGGTYHFNQNAIKAQGQRGKTLFEQRNLNALLLDAMLKYNGWSAMAAFMNRTTQDPITYNADRSKSQYVLAGYGYDGQLSYTFPSHWEIIGRYSHNQPNKGIQQWQPIHNQFSLGLTKYIWEHAFKVQFEVSKNNFEFLNGEKKDNWYTRFQVEIGI is encoded by the coding sequence ATGAAAAAAGTTTTGAGTCTCCTTACGCTCATCGCTTGCGTTTGGACAAATGCACAGGAAAAAGTATTAGTAGTTTCAGACAAGGATTCTACCAAAATCAGAGCCATCGCTAAACAGGTTCACCTCGATGTTCTGCCTTATTACAATTTCGGGAAAGGAGTCGGCATCACTTCGCCCGACAGCTTATTTCAATTGAATTTGCGTTTTAGAATGCAAAACCGATTGGAAGCTCGTTTCGAAGACCATGAACCCACCCAATTCCAAGGAGCCATTCGCCGTTTGAGATTAAGATTTGATGGATATGTGGGAAATCCCAAGTTCCTCTACACCATTCAATTATCGTTTGCGCCAGAAGATGTGGGACGCGCCAAAGACGGACAATATGTAAACATCATACGAGATGCGGTTGTATTTTACCGAGCTACCGATCATTGGACTTTTGGCTTTGGGCAAACCAAGCTACCAGGCAACCGCCAAAGAAATAATTCCTCTGGTGCGTTGGACTTAACCGATCGCTCTATCAACAATGCGATGTTCAACATCGATCGTGATTTTGGGTTCCAAGCGATTTATTCTCATTTAAAAGAAAATGAATTTGGCTATAATCTAAAAGGTGCCATTTCCACAGGAGGCGGGAGAAATTTCAACGAACCGACTGACGGACTGGCTTATACAGGACGAGTAGAATTGTATCCGCTGGGGAAATTCAAGAAAAAAGGTGAATTTTTCGAGGGAGATTTAATGAGAGAAACCTCGCCAAAACTTTATTTGGGCGGGACTTATCATTTCAATCAAAATGCGATAAAAGCACAGGGACAAAGAGGAAAAACACTTTTTGAACAAAGAAATCTAAACGCCTTGCTTTTAGATGCTATGCTTAAATACAACGGCTGGTCTGCCATGGCAGCGTTTATGAACCGCACCACCCAAGATCCAATCACTTACAATGCAGACCGCAGCAAATCGCAATATGTATTGGCGGGCTATGGTTACGACGGGCAGCTAAGCTACACATTCCCAAGCCACTGGGAAATCATCGGACGCTACTCGCACAACCAGCCAAACAAAGGGATTCAGCAATGGCAACCGATTCACAATCAGTTTTCTTTGGGTTTAACTAAATACATTTGGGAACACGCATTCAAAGTTCAGTTTGAGGTGAGCAAAAACAATTTTGAATTCCTAAACGGAGAGAAAAAAGACAATTGGTACACTCGTTTTCAAGTCGAAATCGGAATTTAA
- a CDS encoding metallophosphoesterase: protein MNRRKFLTTTGLGLAGIGLGTGLYTWQWAPYQLEFTHTPMPIKNLPSELEGKTLMQISDIHIGKRFDPKYIVESFKKAKKYNPDFVVYTGDYVTTHHDKILYPLLLNTMKHCVYGKLGTIAILGNHDYGKNFQEAKEGDKVAKTLESLNIKVLRNESVAIENLFFYGFDDFWGTNFKPEKTLKNLNLGQANLVLCHNPDVCDLPIWKGYDGWILSGHTHGGQCKAPFLPPPILPVKNKRYSAGKIDLEDGRTLYINRALGCSYPIRFNVPPEISLFTLQRA from the coding sequence ATGAATCGTAGAAAATTTCTCACTACCACAGGGTTAGGATTGGCAGGTATCGGGCTTGGCACGGGGCTTTACACATGGCAATGGGCACCGTATCAACTGGAATTTACGCACACCCCCATGCCGATTAAAAATTTACCTTCCGAATTAGAAGGCAAGACTTTGATGCAAATTAGCGACATCCACATTGGGAAAAGATTTGACCCAAAATACATTGTGGAAAGTTTTAAAAAAGCTAAAAAATATAATCCTGACTTTGTGGTGTATACAGGCGATTATGTGACGACGCACCACGATAAGATTTTGTACCCGCTCTTGCTCAATACGATGAAACATTGCGTGTATGGAAAGTTAGGGACTATTGCGATTTTGGGCAATCACGATTATGGTAAAAATTTTCAAGAGGCAAAAGAAGGTGACAAGGTTGCAAAAACTTTAGAATCATTAAATATCAAGGTTTTAAGAAACGAAAGCGTCGCGATTGAAAATCTATTTTTTTATGGTTTTGATGATTTTTGGGGCACCAACTTTAAACCTGAAAAAACGCTTAAAAATCTAAATTTAGGCCAAGCCAATCTCGTGCTTTGTCACAACCCTGATGTGTGCGATTTACCAATCTGGAAAGGCTACGACGGCTGGATTCTTTCGGGGCATACCCATGGCGGACAATGCAAAGCACCGTTTTTGCCACCACCGATTTTGCCCGTAAAAAACAAAAGATATTCGGCAGGAAAAATTGATTTGGAAGACGGTAGAACGCTCTACATCAACCGTGCATTAGGGTGCTCCTACCCGATTCGTTTCAATGTTCCGCCAGAAATCAGTCTTTTTACTTTGCAACGCGCTTAG